In the genome of Felis catus isolate Fca126 chromosome E1, F.catus_Fca126_mat1.0, whole genome shotgun sequence, the window ACTAGGAAGGTGTGGATCGACTTCTGGCCAACATATGGGGAGCAACTGTTGAAGGCAAGTGGACAACAGACTCACTTTGTGCATAAGAGCAGGGGGCCATGGTGCAGAGGAGGACAAAGATGGCAGGCACGAGCCCCCTCATGGTGTTGGACAGGCAGAGCATTGTGGGCAGAGCTGAGATGGGGCTTGGGAACTCACTACTGCCAGACTCCTTCTGGGATCTGACCTATGTCTATTCCTTTTTATAGTCAGCCTTGGGCCATGGGAACACAGAAATTGGAAGTGGTGCCTAAGCAAGACATTTCAAGTACAGTGTTGTCATGTGAGTTCTACAACCCAAGGTTTCCTATAGTTATAAGAGAGGTTTAAGGTGCAAACAAGAGTGGTTCAATTACTAATTTAATTGGGGTGCTCAAGAGGAAGTTGTTTATCCAGATGGGGGACTAGCTTCCTTCCATAAAGcagagtgtttttttaaatgtttatttatttttgagaaacagagagagagcatgggggtgggcagagagacagagagagagagacacggaatctgaagtaagctccaggctccgagctgtcaacacagatccccatgtgggactctaacccatgagccttgagatcatgacctgggccgatgttgggtgcccaactgactgagccacccaggcgccccataaagcaGAGTGTTCTGATGGACTTCCACAGTGATTCTCCATGTAAATGTGACAGGTGTAATAATGTCATTCAGTGTCAAGCAGTATAAACCAAGCTTAACTACACCCTAAGGAAAGAACATAATTGGAAATCCTGGAGGTACAAGAATAGTAAAAGTAAGGATTAGCTTTTCAGTAATTGGTCTATTTATCAAATACTCCTCATAGACCTGCAATGAAGTCCGGATTTTATACTGGATGAAGGTCAGCAGTCTTACAAATGTCCATACTCTTTCAACCAGAAGCGACTTCTCAGACTCTATCCTAAAGAAATGAACTCATCAATGGGAAAAATTTTAGGGACAATATTATTTGGTGCAGCTTACCTATAATCAAATAATTAACACCAAACTATATATTCCACGGTGTTGGAATAATGAAGTTAATCCACTGATGGACTGTTAGCCAGCCACGTAAACAAATAGAATGACAAAAATACTTGGTGTttactattaaatattaaaaagatagatgcaaaatgttaaatgtaaatttgttttaaaagtcctaggaagaggagtgcctgggtggctcagttgattaagcatccaactttggcttgggtcatgatctcatggtttgtgaattcaagcccccatggggctctctgctgttagagcagagcccgctttggatcctgtcctctgtctccctctctctctacccctcccccaccactactctctctctctctctctctctctctctctctctctttctctctcaaaaataaataaacattttttaaaaatcctgggaagaaaaaaaaatcagaaagaaataaaaccctCTGTCCATGCCTGTCTGTTCCGCAGCCCATGTCCATGGAATGTCTCTCCTCTACATGACCTGCTTCTCTCTGGGAAAGAGGAATGATTTTGACATTATATAAGGAGACGAACACTAGCTGTTGGTGTCACCATAATTGTCAACAAATCTGGGACAGatctggagagaaagaagaaaaactgcagGACCAGTGTGATGTCTACCCTCAGCGTGAGGGAGCAGCAATCAAGAGTCTGAGAAAAGTGAGTCAACTTCTTCCACCCTCTGAGGGGCCCAGCGGGAAGTTGATGGAGAGATGTCACTGCTCAGAGCTGCTGAGTGGGACACAAAAGGAACCAAGGAAGCAAGGCATTTCTTGTTTgccttgaatttttgttttgaatctcTGTCTTATTCTCAGTCTCTAGCTCCCTCTTGAGGGAGTATAGCTATTGGAACCATGAGCCCTTTCTCCACCTCTTTTAGGGAAACTTCATCTGGTCTACAGAAATATTTCCCAGAAGACCTcatcctcttcttctttttttttttttatgtttatttatttttgagagagatagagagacaaagagcaagctgcaagtgggggaggggcagagagatagggagacacagaatttgaagcaggctgcaggctctgagctgtcagcaccgtgagatcatgacctgagctgaagtctggtgcttaaccgacttcatccaggtgcccccagacctcATCTTCTGTAAGTCAGCAAAGGGTGGAGTTTCTTGGGAGAACTGAGGGAAATCTGCCACTAGACCTGGCATCTGCATCTTGTTAGAGACTGAGCTAAGCCTCAATTTTCCTAGCTACAAATGGGTTCTaaccttcctctgcctcttggATCCAGATACAGGATAGATAAAACCCCTTGGGAAACACCCTAGAACATTTTGAAACCTTTTGTGATGTTCTTTGCTTTCATTTAGGGACTCCAGCTATAGGACTTAAGTGATATGGTTTAGACATCTGTCCAGACCACTGGGACACAACCCTAATAGCAAAAAGGGTAAGGGTTGAGAGTCTTGTGGTGCAGATAAGACTGTGAGCTGAGGAGATGGTCAATAAGGGCAGCTGTGGAGACTTTAAAGATGCTGGGCACAGAGGAGTGTGGGCAAAGCCAAGACAAGACTGGGCACTTGCTGCTGTCTATATCCTTCTGGGGTCCAAGCCATGTCCTTGTCCCTTCATAGGCAACTCTGGAGCATGGGAAGCCAGGGGTTGGGGATGGACAGAGAAGTTGTTGTATGGTGTCATGTTATGAGTCACATATGACATATGTCACTATGAATCACATATGCTAGGGCACCTGGTGTCACATGAAGGCTCAGGGTACACAAGAATAGCTCAGTCACTTGCCTGTTAAACTGACTGTGTGGAAAGGTTTAGGACAGTGACAAGAGGTGAGATGTCGTGTGTTAGAGCTCTATGTGCATGGAGAGATCTACAGATTAATGATTCCTCCCACAGAGCAGATCTGATGCTTAGCCACAGCTCTTCTGACCATACAGACTGACATCTATGGTGATGCTTTAGCATCCTGGGCACACAAGTCACACTTAAACCACACCCTGGGTGAAAAGGACCATGACATCACGTTGATCAGAGCGCTTCTAAGAAAATTATTAACCAATGAAGGGGAAACCAGGAGTTGTCACCAGGGGACCAGGCTTAGCTGGTTCCTTCTACTAAGGGCAGATCTGTCTACAAACTGCACCTCTCGCCTTTTGCGTCCACAAAGCAGACATGTCTGATGCTCTTCAGTGGTGCTTTGACTGCACTGATGTAATGTATATAATGATATCATGGAGTGTTTTGTAGCTTGATCTATATTTGATCCAGGTCCAGATGGACAGAATGGAATCAGGGAAGCCTGGGCCACAGGCACGGCAAGAGTGACAAAACCTGCTTTTTCTTCACTGTTTCATTCACCAAGAACTCTCAGATCTCTATAATATACCATCACTGGGTTTGACAACAGGGAGTAAAAATGAACACACATTAGATAATGGGGTATCTATACAGATCAGGAGCCTTAAGTGTCCTTACTTTTTGGCCCTGAAAGTCAACAGCTAGGAAAATATCCTATAGAAATAACTTCACTTACGGAGAAGGTTTTATGGGTTAGATGTTTAGTACAgcttatttacaaaataatttaaaattaaaaaaatggaatctgtCCAAATGTGCTTCAATAGTGCATGATAATATTAATGCACTGGGCTCATGGTTGAATAAATTAGGCAGCtcttaaaaaatactgtaatgaTTTGGGAAAGTCTTATGATGttaagtataaataataaaaataaaaaattacattcataTCATGATTACAACATTGCCCCTCACCTCCCAGACACAcagtaaaaaaagtaaagaaacaagttagcaaactgaattatcataaacctagaaaaaaattgcacttgaaagaaataaaccaaaatgttaatagtggttaGGTTTGGGTAATAACATATTTCCTATTTTCCGGGAAAGAAATCTTACTCAAATTATGCCTCAGAATTCACACGTGCCACAGTAAGACAGGAAGAATATATAGGCAAACACCCACATCCTTACTGGCACTTGCCTTGCCATCTACTTagctttcagaaataaaataagttttaatattttctgtattttatatattttcaaattagcttTTGCtagggtgactggctggctcagttggaagagcatgcgactcttgatctcagggtcatgagttcaaaccccacattgggtgtagagattacttgaaaaataaaatctttaaaataaaattatcttttgctACTTTGGGGGTGATCTGCAGTTCACATTACAAATCAAGTACAAACACCcaatttgaattaaaaacattAGTAATGTTGCTTTTTCCCTACTCCTATGAGACTCCCTTCTACAAATGTGGAGAAGACTTTGTGCAGACTTGATCTCTGAGCAGCAGCAGCCATTTTGTAACCATGAAGTGATAagatccacccccccccaaagaaaagccaacaaaatttggggggaaataagAAAAGAGTCCCTGATGATGTCATTAAGCTGCCAGACAAACCCTGGAAATGCCATCTTGACTTTACATTGAGGAAACAGGAAATGTTCTAGGATTTTTGAGGAACAAGGACTTCCTTTGAAAATTTCTTcactttcttggggcacctggatggctcagttggttaagcatctgactttggctcaggtcatgttctcatggttcatgggtttgagccctgcgtcggggtctgtgctgatggctcagagtctggagcctgcttccaattctgtgtctccctctctctctctgctcatcccccactcacactgtctctctctctttctctttccctctctcaaaaataaacattaaaaaagaaaatgtcttcacTTTCTCAGTTACAAGAGATGAATACGCCACCACTGATTTAATTGTAGGtcccttttattttcacttttttgcttttagggtcctttttaaaattgttacaaATAAGCTGTGACAAACACCATTATGCATACAATGTTCTTCATCTTTGTGTTGATATCTGTAGGATAGATAATGGCAGAGTACTTTGCTGGTCAAAGGGTAACAACCTTTGAGTTGTTGAGTTGTTGAGTTTAAGGCTCATCATTCACTTAGCCCCCCAGTTAGCCCAACTAACCCAGGGCCCAGCTGTTTTGTGTGAGCCTCAGCCTTTTGATAGTGATGCTGTGAGCTACAAATACCTGGGGTAGGTACTGCTTGTGGTGAGCCCCTCAGACATTTCCCTGACTGGAGCCAATGTTGTGACTGGATCAGCCCTTGTAGTTCTTAGGATTGTAACAACCACagggaaaatttaaaatacaaggtTTATTACTCATAGGGGTACACGGCATGTCTGAGGGTCACCCAGTGAGGTTACTGGTAGAGAGAGAATAGAATGTAGACCTGGTGTTCTGCTTCTTTTGGTGTTAGGGGCGGGATGCCTGGGGCTTTGTGGGTTCACTATTGGTAAATGTAAAACTTAAGAGCAGGAATTAGAGTGCAGGAAGGGAAAAGCAGAGTGGCTCAAGTGGCCAGTGATATAGGTTACTCAGgcctctctgaagggagaaatttATGGACGGGGCAGCCTGGCTCTTTATCTAGTGGTGTCATAGGCAGTGAGTCTTTGAAATGGgtgcctcagcaatcaaaagctTACATTACAATCAAAAGAACACTTAGGTTACCATCAAAAGAGCTAATTGCCAGGCACTTATAGTACCTGATATTGCAGAGATTTGTACACGTTTGATGATCCAGCCAAAGTCTGAAAGGCCAGGCTCAATCTTGCCCCTTGGTAGCTGAGGCTTCCCCAATTCTGCTTGTCTCCACCTGGGGTGTGTTTTAGCATGGGGTGTGTTTTTCAAGACTCCATGGCATTGTCACCTGTGTCACATCGATGCCATTTGAACAGCTGGGGTGCATATCAGAAGGCCCTTTGGGTGAAATGCTTGATGGATGGATCTGCTCTTGTGAGAAGGCGCCAGCTAATTGGGTCACACCAGCATCTCACCTCCTCTCACTGTGGGAACCATTTCCTCCTCAAGTAGGCAACCAAACTGTTGTTGCAAATAACCTGAACCCTTGTGGCCACCCAGAGCTCTCCTGGCTTTATGCAACTCACGCATGACACCAACACCAACGATTTAAAATCCACCCCACCCACCTTGGTTTCCTCaactttctatattttaatgcCCTGAGGCTGCTTATAAAGAGAAGACATGGCTTAGACCCCAGAAGGAGGCAGTGGCTGCAAGTCCCCAGTGTCAGCTCTGCTTGGCCACTGCTTGATCTCACACTCTGCTGCCCAGCGACATGGAGGTCCCCAAGGCTGCCCTGGCTGTCCTGCTTCTCACCGCGACACTCTGTTCCCAGACCTGCTCTTCCTTTTGTGAGTCTGTCTTCCCTTGTCCCTCTTGCCCTGCCCTCCTGCTATCTGCCTGTGGCTTGGACCACAAGGCCAAAGTCTTGTGGCTTAGCCGCTCCAAGTAGAGAACTTCAAAAAGATCTCAGAGACTATTTCCTGAGAAGGATTTTCTTTCCCATGAGGTTTTAGCAATTCTGTTGTCCAGCTctgggagagagtgggaggaagTCCCTTTCTAAGGGTAGAAAAATGGACGCCCAACTGGGATTTCGACAAGAGGTAGAATCTGTGTCCAACTGGTTCCCAGGGGTGTGGCCTTGGCTCTCCTCATGAATTCCAGATGCAACTacccagggagaggcagaaaaggagTAGTTTGTTTAGAAAACTCAATTCcctacagagagacagagagacccccAAGCCAAGATAGACactgaaagagagacacagaaataaaaatgtccaggaaaagatCTCTTCCTTCTGGATCTCTTTGTACCCACATTGCCACTCCAGAGAAATACTGTCTTCTTCCAGTTCTTCCTGATCCTCAGGGAGTGGCTGACTTGTCCTTTCTTCTGAAGAGTGACTTAGGGTctttctgttctgtctctctcagttgGTGCCgacacccccacctcctgctgctTCGTCTATATCTCCCGGCAGATTCCACGCAAATTTGTGGTCGACTATTATGAGACCAGCAGCCAATGCTCCAAGCCCGGTGTCATGTAAGGCCCAGTCTTCCTGCTCAGCCTAAGGAAGGAGATGGGAGGTCTGGGGTGAGGCATCCCTTGAAGGACTCAGCCTTCTGAGACCCATCAGAGCACAGTATGCCAAGGGAGGCCACTGCCATGTTTTCTCACCTGGTCTGGTGCCTGTAGGGAGTCCTGGAAGACCTGTCCctggacagagggaagagagagttgAGGTGACAGTAAGAGGTTGGCTTTCTGAGTGGACTCCCACTGGAGACCTAGAGAAGGTCATGATCCCCAAGATTGAGGGCACATTTTGTGAGCATATGGATAGACCCTGAGAGGTCTGAGGCAGAGGAGGATGGAGGGATCACAGTGGATCCAGGATTCCCCTGCTATATTCTTCAGTATGTAATCCTTCCACCCTTCTCCACAGCTTCCAAACCAAAAGAGGCCGGGAGATCTGTGCTGACCCCAGGGAGGCCTGGGTCCAGGAATACATCACCAACCTGGAGCTGAATGCCTGAGTGGCCTAGAAGCTACAAGAAAGGT includes:
- the LOC101081091 gene encoding C-C motif chemokine 3-like, with product MEVPKAALAVLLLTATLCSQTCSSFFGADTPTSCCFVYISRQIPRKFVVDYYETSSQCSKPGVIFQTKRGREICADPREAWVQEYITNLELNA